The Coffea arabica cultivar ET-39 chromosome 9e, Coffea Arabica ET-39 HiFi, whole genome shotgun sequence genome has a window encoding:
- the LOC113710297 gene encoding pentatricopeptide repeat-containing protein At4g16390, chloroplastic-like, whose amino-acid sequence MVAASYSPSHVSRDPHLFCNSLYPTHLHQLRIIAHNALAFHPLKPHPKPSLSIPASQQQSPSISQIPHRPDAKTISSSSKSYIWVNPNSSRASKLRRNSYDFRYASLVQASQQLDSCDSVEADVICILANLGGKVLEQDAAVVLNNMSNSETAPLVLRYFLERLKLKKEVILYNVTFKVFRKCRDLDRAEKLFTDMIERGVKPDNVTFSTIISCARLSSLPEKAVQWFEKMPSFGCEPDVVTYSVMIDAYGKAGNVNLALTLYDRARTEKWRIDAATFSTLIRIYGTAGNFDGCLNVYEEMKALGVRPNLVVYNSLLDLSVVLYNTLLSISADVGFIDEAVEIFEAMKGSESCKPDSWTYSSMITIYSCSGKVFEAESTLNEMLEAGFEPNIYVLTSLIQCYGKANRIDDVVRTFDRLLGLGITPDERFCGCLLNVMTQAPTQELDKLTRCIQKADAKLGHVVKLLVGEENIEGDILRKEAGELFHEVGSDVRKAYCNCLIDLCIKIDLLEKACELLDLGLKLEIYTDIQSRTPTQWSLHLKSLSLGAALTALHIWINDLSKALESGEELPSLLGINTGHGKHKYSEKGLAGVFDLHLKELNAPFHEAPDKAGWFLTTKVAATSWLESRSTPEVVAA is encoded by the coding sequence ATGGTGGCCGCCTCCTATTCGCCGTCTCATGTCTCTCGCGACCCACACCTCTTCTGTAACTCTCTTTATCCCACTCACCTCCACCAGCTCAGAATCATCGCCCATAACGCCCTCGCTTTTCATCCTCTCAAGCCCCATCCAAAACCTTCCCTCTCTATACCGGCTTCCCAACAACAATCCCCCTCAATTTCCCAAATTCCTCACCGCCCAGATGCTAAAACCATCTCTTCTTCCTCAAAAAGCTATATCTGGGTCAACCCCAACAGCTCCAGGGCATCAAAGCTCAGGCGCAATTCCTACGATTTCAGGTATGCTTCTTTAGTCCAAGCTTCCCAACAGTTGGACTCGTGTGACTCTGTAGAAGCTGACGTTATTTGTATTTTGGCTAATTTGGGTGGCAAAGTTTTAGAACAAGATGCTGCAGTTGTGCTCAATAACATGTCCAACTCTGAAACTGCGCCTTTGGTGCTCAGATACTTTCTGGAAAGGCTTAAGTTGAAGAAAGAAGTGATTTTGTATAATGTTACCTTCAAGGTGTTTAGAAAATGTAGAGACTTGGACAGAGCCGAGAAATTGTTTACGGATATGATTGAGAGAGGCGTTAAGCCCGATAATGTCACCTTTTCCACCATAATTAGCTGCGCCAGGCTGTCTTCATTACCTGAGAAAGCCGTCCAGTGGTTCGAAAAAATGCCGTCTTTTGGGTGTGAACCGGATGTGGTTACCTATTCTGTGATGATTGATGCGTACGGGAAGGCTGGGAATGTAAATCTGGCTTTAACTTTGTATGACCGTGCTAGGACGGAAAAATGGCGAATTGATGCTGCTACCTTTTCGACTTTGATTAGGATTTATGGGACGGCCGGGAATTTTGATGGGTGCTTGAATGTTTACGAGGAAATGAAGGCTCTGGGAGTTAGGCCTAATTTGGTTGTCTATAATTCCTTGTTGGACTTGAGTGTCGTTCTTTACAACACCCTGTTGTCGATATCTGCTGATGTGGGATTTATTGATGAAgctgttgaaatttttgaagcTATGAAAGGTTCTGAGAGTTGCAAACCTGATAGCTGGACGTATTCTTCCATGATCACAATTTATTCCTGCAGCGGCAAAGTCTTTGAGGCGGAATCCACATTAAATGAGATGTTGGAAGCGGGCTTTGAGCCTAATATCTATGTCTTGACTTCACTGATCCAGTGTTATGGGAAGGCCAACCGCATAGATGATGTGGTTAGGACTTTTGATCGGCTGCTGGGTTTAGGAATAACGCCTGATGAGAGATTCTGTGGTTGTCTTCTTAACGTAATGACTCAAGCACCAACTCAAGAACTTGATAAGTTGACCAGATGCATTCAGAAGGCTGACGCCAAACTTGGTCATGTGGTGAAGCTCCTTGTGGGCGAGGAGAACATTGAAGGTGACATCTTGCGGAAGGAAGCTGGCGAACTCTTTCATGAAGTTGGTTCTGATGTTAGAAAAGCATATTGCAACTGTTTAATTGATCTTTGTATCAAGATTGATCTCTTGGAGAAAGCTTGTGAGCTGCTAGACCTCGGCCTTAAACTCGAGATTTATACTGATATACAGTCTAGAACTCCAACCCAATGGTCTTTACATTTAAAGAGTCTCTCACTTGGGGCAGCTCTGACGGCATTGCATATATGGATAAATGACTTGTCCAAGGCCCTTGAAAGTGGGGAGGAGCTGCCTTCACTGCTTGGGATCAACACTGGTCATGGAAAACATAAGTATTCAGAGAAAGGTCTAGCAGGTGTTTTTGATTTACATCTGAAGGAACTGAATGCTCCATTCCACGAGGCACCTGACAAGGCTGGGTGGTTTTTGACGACAAAGGTTGCAGCCACATCGTGGTTGGAGTCTAGAAGCACTCCTGAGGTAGTTGCTGCTTAG
- the LOC113710481 gene encoding heavy metal-associated isoprenylated plant protein 6-like has protein sequence MAEKVTTMTLKVDLQCPCCYKKVKKILCKFPQIRDQIYDEKKNLVTITVVCCSPEKIRDKLYCKGGKVIKCIEIVVPPKPKPPPEKSTEPEKSKPPPPPPPPPC, from the exons ATGGCTGAGAAG GTGACTACAATGACACTCAAGGTTGATCTTCAATGCCCCTGCTGCTACAAGAAGGTCAAGAAAATCCTCTGCAAATTTCCTC AAATCAGAGACCAGATATATGATGAGAAGAAAAATCTGGTGACCATCACCGTGGTGTGCTGTAGCCCCGAGAAAATCCGCGACAAATTATATTGCAAGGGTGGCAAAGTCATTAAGTGCATTGAGATCGTGGTGCCACCAAAGCCCAAGCCACCGCCGGAGAAGTCTACAGAGCCCGAAAAGTCCAAGCCACCACCGCCGCCGCCACCACCACCGTGC
- the LOC113709400 gene encoding uncharacterized protein isoform X1, whose translation MAEKHIQREICLLLFISRSLPTSPSVTTMRLKVDLQCPCCYKKVKKILCKFPQIRDQIYDEKQNLVTITVVCCSPEKIRDKLCCKGGKVIKSIEIVEPPKPKPPPEKPKEPEKPKPPPEKPKEPQKPKPPPEKPKEPEKPKPPPEKPKEPEKPKPPPEKPKEPEKPKPPPEKPKEPEKPKPPPEKPKPLPPPPEPCSHPPVPVGFCCVPCSEGYGGGPCYYGYGYGYGRPVPPPPCYDSYAYGYGYGKGYPYSRCDYFSEENSTGCTIM comes from the exons ATGGCTGAGAAG CACATACAACGCGAGATATGCTTGCTTCTCTTTATATCAAGATCTCTACCCACATCTCCCAGC GTGACTACGATGAGACTCAAGGTTGATCTTCAATGCCCCTGCTGCTACAAGAAGGTCAAGAAAATCCTCTGCAAATTTCCTC AAATCAGAGACCAGATAtacgatgagaagcaaaatctGGTGACCATCACCGTCGTGTGCTGTAGCCCCGAGAAAATCCGCGACAAATTATGTTGCAAGGGTGGCAAAGTCATTAAGAGCATTGAGATCGTGGAGCCACCAAAGCCCAAGCCACCGCCGGAGAAGCCTAAAGAGCCCGAAAAGCCTAAGCCACCCCCAGAAAAGCCCAAAGAGCCCCAAAAGCCCAAGCCACCCCCAGAAAAGCCCAAAGAGCCGGAAAAGCCCAAGCCACCTCCAGAAAAGCCGAAGGAGCCCGAAAAGCCCAAGCCACCCCCGGAAAAGCCCAAAGAGCCGGAAAAGCCCAAGCCACCTCCAGAAAAGCCGAAGGAGCCCGAAAAGCCCAAGCCACCTCCAGAAAAGCCCAAACCACTACCACCACCACCTGAACCGTGCTCGCACCCACCAGTTCCAGTGGGCTTTTGTTGTGTCCCATGTTCGGAAGGGTACGGCGGGGGACCATGCTACTACGGGTACGGGTACGGGTACGGGCGGCCTGTGCCCCCGCCACCTTGTTATGATAGCTATGCTTACGGGTACGGATATGGGAAGGGGTACCCGTACAGTCGCTGCGATTATTTCAGTGAGGAGAACAGTACGGGTTGCACGATCATGTGA
- the LOC113709400 gene encoding uncharacterized protein isoform X2 — protein MAEKVTTMRLKVDLQCPCCYKKVKKILCKFPQIRDQIYDEKQNLVTITVVCCSPEKIRDKLCCKGGKVIKSIEIVEPPKPKPPPEKPKEPEKPKPPPEKPKEPQKPKPPPEKPKEPEKPKPPPEKPKEPEKPKPPPEKPKEPEKPKPPPEKPKEPEKPKPPPEKPKPLPPPPEPCSHPPVPVGFCCVPCSEGYGGGPCYYGYGYGYGRPVPPPPCYDSYAYGYGYGKGYPYSRCDYFSEENSTGCTIM, from the exons ATGGCTGAGAAG GTGACTACGATGAGACTCAAGGTTGATCTTCAATGCCCCTGCTGCTACAAGAAGGTCAAGAAAATCCTCTGCAAATTTCCTC AAATCAGAGACCAGATAtacgatgagaagcaaaatctGGTGACCATCACCGTCGTGTGCTGTAGCCCCGAGAAAATCCGCGACAAATTATGTTGCAAGGGTGGCAAAGTCATTAAGAGCATTGAGATCGTGGAGCCACCAAAGCCCAAGCCACCGCCGGAGAAGCCTAAAGAGCCCGAAAAGCCTAAGCCACCCCCAGAAAAGCCCAAAGAGCCCCAAAAGCCCAAGCCACCCCCAGAAAAGCCCAAAGAGCCGGAAAAGCCCAAGCCACCTCCAGAAAAGCCGAAGGAGCCCGAAAAGCCCAAGCCACCCCCGGAAAAGCCCAAAGAGCCGGAAAAGCCCAAGCCACCTCCAGAAAAGCCGAAGGAGCCCGAAAAGCCCAAGCCACCTCCAGAAAAGCCCAAACCACTACCACCACCACCTGAACCGTGCTCGCACCCACCAGTTCCAGTGGGCTTTTGTTGTGTCCCATGTTCGGAAGGGTACGGCGGGGGACCATGCTACTACGGGTACGGGTACGGGTACGGGCGGCCTGTGCCCCCGCCACCTTGTTATGATAGCTATGCTTACGGGTACGGATATGGGAAGGGGTACCCGTACAGTCGCTGCGATTATTTCAGTGAGGAGAACAGTACGGGTTGCACGATCATGTGA
- the LOC113710298 gene encoding microtubule-associated protein 70-5-like encodes MPGMEEVGGDDHQLCLAHPDPLVLELNRLQNQLKEKDRELGEAQSEIKALRATEVLKDKAIEELESEVNRLKNKLTATESLLEQKNLDIKKLNYEKKEALAAQYAAEATLRRVYADQKDDDFVPMESIIAPLEADIKMYKNEIAALQEDKRAIERLNKSKEAALLEAERILKSALERALIVEEVQNQNFELRRQIEICQEENKILDKTNRQKVSEVEKLSQTIKELEEAILAAGEAANTIRDYRRQISELQEEKRTLERELARIKVSANRVASVVANEWKDENDKVMPVKQWLEERRLLQAEMQRLRDKLAISEKTAKAEAQLKDKLKLRLKTLEDGLKYASSIPIDPNTYSGSLKSEKTNNFFGILSSNAGLKKRSKSQPRATTVRSPDMSSVEKMKTDFAEKVKSSGIKKIYASENPLIKGLWATRKKVMDSSEKENKDGKENSAMDVVMCDNTEIPGSGNIKSKFGDNQEAKGTARANTENTDTVSGFLYDRLQKEVLILRKFCEAKDSNLNTKDEDIKMLNKKIETLAKALEMEYKRTKREATRKDKSSISTKVDDKIRNMNSSRRATKAS; translated from the exons aaaaggaTCGAGAGCTGGGGGAAGCTCAAAGTGAAATCAAGGCACTGAGAGCAACAGAAGTATTGAAGGATAAAGCCATAGAGGAG CTTGAAAGTGAGGTGAACAGATTGAAGAACAAGCTTACGGCAACTGAAAGCCTTcttgagcaaaag AACCTTGACATCAAGAAACTCAATTATGAGAAGAAAGAAGCATTGGCTGCTCAATATGCTGCTGAAGCAACACTTAGAAGAGTCTATGCAGATCAAAAGGATGATGATTTTGTTCCTATGGAGTCCATCATTGCTCCTCTTGAAGCAGATATTAAGATGTATAAAAATGAG ATTGCAGCACTGCAGGAGGATAAGAGGGCTATAGAAAGACTGAACAAGTCAAAAGAAGCAGCTTTGCTTGAGGCGGAGAGGATACTGAAGAGTGCTTTAGAAAGGGCACTCATTGTAGAAGAGGTTCAAAATCAGAACTTTGAGCTCAGGAGACAGATAGAGATCTGCCAG gaagaaaacaaaatactaGACAAAACAAACCGTCAAAAAGTTTCAGAAGTTGAAAAGCTCAGCCAAACCATTAAGGAGCTTGAGGAGGCAATTCTTGCCGCTGGAGAAGCTGCCAACACAATTCGAGACTACCGACGGCAAATTTCTGAATTACAA GAGGAGAAGAGGACACTGGAAAGGGAACTAGCAAGAATCAAGGTTTCAGCAAACCGAGTAGCAAGTGTGGTGGCTAATGAGTGGAAGGACGAGAATGACAAAGTTATGCCTGTCAAGCAATGGCTAGAAGAGAGAAGATTGCTGCAG GCAGAGATGCAACGTCTGAGAGACAAGTTGGCTATATCAGAGAAAACAGCTAAGGCAGAAGCTCAATTGAAG GATAAACTGAAGCTCAGGTTAAAGACATTGGAAGATGGCTTGAAGTATGCATCCAGTATCCCCATCGATCCAAACACATATAGCGGATCCTTAAAATCTGAAAAAACCAATAACTTCTTTGGGATCCTTTCAAGTAATGCTGGATTGAAGAAGAGATCCAAATCACAACCAAGAGCTACCACAGTTAGAAGTCCTGACATGTCATCTGTGGAGAAGATGAAAACTGATTTTGCAGAAAAAGTGAAGTCCAGTGGTATAAAAAAGATATATGCTTCAGAAAATCCACTAATAAAAGGTTTGTGGGCTACTAGAAAGAAAGTCATGGACAGCAGTGAAAAGGAGAACAAGGATGGAAAAGAAAATTCTGCAATGGATGTTGTTATGTGTGACAACACTGAAATCCCAGGATCAGGGAACATAAAAAGCAAATTTGGTGACAATCAGGAAGCAAAAGGTACGGCTAGGGCCAACACTGAAAATACTGATACTGTTTCAGGGTTTCTATATGACCGGCTTCAGAAAGAGGTCCTAATTTTGAGGAAGTTTTGTGAGGCAAAAGACAGTAATCTGAATACTAAAGATGAGGATATCAAG ATGCTTAATAAAAAGATTGAGACTTTGGCAAAAGCCCTAGAAATGGAGTATAAGAGAACAAAGAGAGAAGCAACGAGGAAAGATAAGAGTTCAATTTCTACCAAGGTGGATGACAAGATTAGAAATATGAACTCATCTAGGAG GGCCACAAAAGCATCTTGA